CCTGAGATCCACAAGCTCGCTGGTCCAAATCACACAACCCGATCCACCCTTTCGGATATCCGCATTCGCAAACGCAGTACAGTTACAATCCTTCAAGCACCTCTTTTTACATTCCTTTATCCCAACAAGCTTGTCTACAATCGCGTAAGTAGTATCCGGCAGCTTCATCTTCGTCAACCGTATAAATCCATCTCCTCCACAGCTTAGACTTGTCTTCCTAACACATCCTTGTGACATATCTCCCAAAGCCCATGCTTGTGAGCCTTTCGGCTTGAAGCCTTTGATACAGTTACACATGGAAGTTTTTGTGTCACAGTAACCATAAGGCCCACATAACACGTATAAATCGCATTGATCATTTGGTATACTCCATAACACGTTCCAAAGTTGTACTTTCGGAGTCCACGTTAGTAGTTGGAAAAACCCTGAATGAGTGATTATAAATTTGGAGTAAATGCTGTGGTTGGTCATTCGGAATGTGTATGTGATCTCTTCTTTATTCTCCGTTAATATGTTATCTAACAACCGTGGCATCTCCGGTACGCCGTTAAACCGGATTCCGTTCCATGGACCGGTCCGGTACAGTAGAAAGTCTTCAGACCGTAGAAAAAACTCGGGAAGCCCTCGAGTTTCGAGTTTGTATGTATAATTTCCACTAGCTGGATCATCAGGACTTCTCCAAGATCTAAGGAATCTGTGGGGTCCAGTTTTGAGATCGAAGCCTAGTTTCATCTGTGGAAGTAAAGTATCTGTCGGAAAATCGAAACTCTGCCAT
This genomic stretch from Raphanus sativus cultivar WK10039 chromosome 3, ASM80110v3, whole genome shotgun sequence harbors:
- the LOC108847093 gene encoding S-locus-specific glycoprotein S13-like: MRGVQNICHHFYAFSLLLIVFVLFRPAFSTHVNTLSSTDFLTNTSNRTIVSPGGVFEFGFFKLASSSCWYLGIWYKNIPERSYVWVANRDNPLHSSTGTLRISGTNLVLLDQSKNTVWSTNLTRRCVKSPVVAELFDNGNFVMRYSNNSDPSGYLWQSFDFPTDTLLPQMKLGFDLKTGPHRFLRSWRSPDDPASGNYTYKLETRGLPEFFLRSEDFLLYRTGPWNGIRFNGVPEMPRLLDNILTENKEEITYTFRMTNHSIYSKFIITHSGFFQLLTWTPKVQLWNVLWSIPNDQCDLYVLCGPYGYCDTKTSMCNCIKGFKPKGSQAWALGDMSQGCVRKTSLSCGGDGFIRLTKMKLPDTTYAIVDKLVGIKECKKRCLKDCNCTAFANADIRKGGSGCVIWTSELVDLRNYAEGGQEFYVRLAAADLDC